The following are from one region of the Halarcobacter sp. genome:
- a CDS encoding HepT-like ribonuclease domain-containing protein: MDKTNNQELLKFILDSIEMIKDRFEGITSSDDFMHSKDGMIKLDSISMRLQSIGEALKNIDKRDREFLLEVADKRYWSNIIKTREIITHHYIDIDSETIFMICDEKIDDLESKISILMNKLK, from the coding sequence ATGGATAAGACAAACAACCAAGAACTATTAAAATTTATCCTAGATAGTATAGAGATGATAAAAGATAGATTTGAGGGTATTACCAGTAGTGATGATTTCATGCATAGTAAAGATGGTATGATTAAATTGGACTCTATTTCTATGAGATTACAATCGATTGGTGAAGCATTAAAAAATATAGATAAAAGAGATAGAGAGTTCTTGTTAGAAGTTGCTGATAAAAGATATTGGAGCAATATCATAAAAACAAGAGAGATAATAACTCATCACTATATAGATATAGACTCTGAAACTATTTTTATGATTTGTGATGAGAAGATAGATGATTTAGAAAGTAAAATATCAATCTTGATGAATAAGTTAAAATAG
- a CDS encoding nucleotidyltransferase domain-containing protein — protein MTKDEILNELSKNKSYIEQNFEVDKIGLFGSYAKGKQTEDSDIDIYVEFKHKTFDNLAGLWNYLEELYHKKIDLFHKHKNNNKVIISNIQKDVIYG, from the coding sequence ATGACTAAAGATGAAATATTAAATGAATTATCTAAAAATAAAAGTTATATAGAACAAAACTTTGAAGTTGATAAGATAGGCTTATTTGGTAGCTATGCAAAAGGTAAGCAAACTGAAGATAGTGATATAGATATTTATGTAGAGTTTAAACATAAAACATTTGACAATCTTGCAGGGCTTTGGAATTACCTAGAAGAGCTTTATCATAAAAAAATAGACTTATTCCATAAGCATAAAAACAATAATAAGGTCATCATCTCAAATATACAAAAAGATGTAATTTATGGATAA
- a CDS encoding ankyrin repeat domain-containing protein, whose translation MNSLEQAIKTSNVELVKTLLEDGANPDGSSENPYLKLAILNKSTIEVLYLLLTYGASPKFGFIEEVNDDILSIAICSSYDIKGIKLLLEYGANLNFKDTNARYPIQNAILMNRVDILELLLEYGEYNTLSEYHSFTLFSILDEAVIYGSLEMIEVLFNNGIDNVTQSDMEQILEEMEDFEEYIDQSKKQNHTKEEYDIIEQMILQEHSPYLKLSNNEKYIIYDNDDDLEIHTFVDRNSNKKYLYADNKIDAFIYWCYTHNLLYENFMSVVETYLKGQIEFNYKHLENLLNDTLGKSALTTDYFSEQGKQFAIHYLTVTHWWYNYHTDFNKLYQEENIKLPRKIKEENEFKTVLKLLDKRYEQYLSKKNFNANQNKEELKALLEEQEIRPRYIQLRITPTQ comes from the coding sequence ATGAATTCTTTAGAACAAGCAATAAAAACATCAAATGTTGAATTAGTAAAAACCTTGTTAGAAGATGGTGCCAATCCAGATGGTTCATCCGAAAACCCCTATTTAAAATTGGCTATTTTAAATAAAAGTACTATTGAAGTATTATATCTTTTATTAACATATGGTGCTTCGCCTAAATTTGGTTTTATTGAAGAGGTTAATGATGATATTTTATCTATAGCCATATGCTCATCGTATGATATTAAAGGGATAAAGTTACTTCTTGAATATGGTGCAAATTTAAATTTTAAAGATACAAATGCAAGATATCCTATTCAAAATGCAATATTGATGAACAGAGTAGATATTCTTGAATTACTTTTAGAATATGGCGAATATAATACATTGAGTGAATACCATAGTTTTACATTATTTAGTATACTTGATGAAGCAGTTATTTATGGTTCATTAGAGATGATTGAAGTATTATTTAATAACGGTATTGATAATGTTACTCAAAGTGATATGGAACAAATATTAGAAGAGATGGAAGATTTTGAAGAATATATTGATCAATCTAAAAAACAAAACCATACAAAAGAAGAATATGACATTATAGAGCAAATGATTTTACAAGAACATTCTCCCTATTTAAAATTATCAAATAATGAAAAATATATTATTTATGATAACGATGATGATTTAGAGATTCACACATTTGTAGATAGAAACTCCAATAAAAAATATCTCTACGCAGATAATAAAATAGATGCTTTTATATATTGGTGCTATACACATAATCTTTTGTATGAAAATTTTATGAGTGTTGTAGAAACTTACTTAAAAGGACAAATAGAGTTTAACTACAAACATTTAGAAAACCTTTTAAATGATACATTAGGAAAAAGTGCATTGACAACAGATTATTTTAGTGAACAAGGTAAACAGTTTGCAATTCATTATCTTACAGTAACCCACTGGTGGTATAATTACCATACAGATTTTAATAAACTCTACCAAGAAGAAAATATAAAATTACCAAGAAAAATAAAAGAAGAAAATGAGTTTAAAACAGTACTGAAACTACTAGATAAAAGATATGAACAATATTTAAGTAAAAAAAATTTTAACGCTAACCAAAACAAAGAGGAACTTAAAGCATTGCTAGAGGAACAAGAAATAAGACCTAGATATATACAACTAAGAATCACACCCACACAGTGA
- a CDS encoding ankyrin repeat domain-containing protein: MEDTIYDIVEFGTLEELKELLEQGTDINEKDDDLNYTALHCAIANEKDRMALFLIEQGIDTTLQDENGFTPLHYAAEYNKLDIAKAILEKNSRSLFIEDKYGNQPLWTVVVQTTLKTYTDKENKLIQLFLKFHADVNHKNNVGKTPFDIVSEESLLQFEQVKNVYDILIKYKK, from the coding sequence ATGGAAGATACAATATATGATATAGTTGAGTTTGGTACTTTAGAAGAGTTAAAAGAGTTATTAGAACAAGGTACAGATATTAACGAAAAAGATGACGATCTTAATTATACAGCGTTACATTGTGCCATAGCCAATGAAAAAGATAGAATGGCATTATTTCTGATAGAGCAAGGTATAGATACTACGTTACAAGACGAAAATGGTTTTACTCCTTTGCACTATGCAGCAGAGTATAATAAACTAGATATTGCAAAAGCAATATTAGAAAAAAATAGTAGATCCCTTTTTATTGAAGATAAATATGGGAATCAACCTCTTTGGACAGTGGTAGTTCAAACAACATTAAAAACTTATACAGATAAAGAGAATAAACTTATTCAATTGTTTTTGAAATTTCATGCTGATGTTAATCATAAAAATAATGTAGGGAAAACGCCATTCGATATTGTTTCTGAAGAAAGTTTGTTACAATTTGAGCAAGTTAAAAATGTATATGATATTCTAATTAAATATAAAAAATAA
- a CDS encoding HNH/ENDO VII family nuclease, producing MDALGFAKKDCSKFLKKKKVTSKIKIKPKNLLKKKPNIPSFLFEGVKLYAESVITDVFLGEIEKRGGIVLEPEYIGPGSPYDNCKKAQSKKKTKSAKDNEQVKVKDDKKNDKKKCNKKKRAKEYTKNRPSYRKGVVETVWNNAKSTSLDGKVRDPHTQEVLTWDKTKSRFDQWHMGHKPGKSYKSLLQKYRNCTITKQKFLDEYSNTKNYYPESPSENMSKKHDIN from the coding sequence GTGGATGCTTTGGGGTTTGCTAAAAAAGATTGTTCTAAATTTCTTAAAAAAAAGAAAGTTACTTCTAAAATTAAGATTAAACCTAAGAATTTACTTAAGAAAAAGCCTAATATCCCAAGTTTTTTATTTGAAGGTGTTAAATTATATGCTGAATCAGTAATTACTGATGTGTTTTTAGGAGAAATCGAAAAAAGAGGTGGTATAGTTCTTGAGCCAGAATACATTGGTCCGGGTTCTCCTTATGATAATTGTAAAAAAGCTCAATCTAAGAAAAAAACTAAGTCAGCAAAAGATAATGAACAAGTAAAAGTTAAAGACGATAAAAAGAATGATAAGAAAAAATGTAATAAAAAGAAAAGAGCTAAAGAATATACAAAAAATAGACCATCTTATAGAAAAGGAGTTGTAGAAACTGTTTGGAATAATGCGAAAAGTACATCATTAGATGGAAAAGTTCGTGATCCACACACACAAGAAGTGTTAACATGGGATAAAACCAAAAGTAGATTTGATCAGTGGCATATGGGTCATAAACCTGGAAAATCTTATAAAAGTTTATTACAGAAATATAGAAATTGTACAATTACTAAACAAAAGTTTTTAGATGAGTATAGTAATACTAAAAATTATTATCCAGAAAGTCCATCAGAAAACATGTCAAAAAAACATGATATAAATTAA